In a genomic window of Corynebacterium lizhenjunii:
- a CDS encoding rhomboid family intramembrane serine protease yields MSRIPPTQSQPLPMPPRPPRQPWRQCVRRFAAGAPVTVIIAIACVAVWLVCLVQAGSLMGDYYDSALANSWTLWGPMVAAGQWWQVPGSMFVHVNGAHLAVNLLFLLLVGREVERWLGSALFAACYAVAGLGGAAGVVWLAFEQPTVGASGALYGIMALLLGAQRARGLDLRPTLFLIGANVLYTVSDPSVSLWGHVGGLITGMCLLVFVRSRRAWVRWTGVVLCGAAAVLVLAAIAVV; encoded by the coding sequence GTGTCTCGCATTCCGCCTACCCAGTCGCAGCCGCTGCCGATGCCGCCGCGCCCACCGCGCCAGCCCTGGCGGCAGTGCGTGCGCCGTTTTGCTGCTGGGGCGCCGGTGACTGTGATCATCGCGATCGCCTGCGTGGCGGTGTGGTTGGTGTGCCTGGTGCAAGCTGGCTCCCTAATGGGGGACTATTACGATTCTGCATTGGCCAATTCGTGGACGCTGTGGGGGCCGATGGTGGCTGCAGGGCAGTGGTGGCAGGTCCCGGGGTCAATGTTCGTCCATGTTAATGGGGCTCATCTGGCGGTTAACCTGCTGTTTCTGTTGCTGGTGGGCCGGGAGGTGGAGCGCTGGCTGGGTTCGGCGCTGTTCGCGGCGTGCTATGCGGTTGCTGGATTAGGCGGAGCGGCCGGTGTTGTGTGGCTGGCGTTTGAGCAGCCGACCGTGGGGGCTTCGGGTGCACTGTATGGAATTATGGCGCTGTTGTTGGGGGCGCAGCGCGCGCGTGGGCTGGATTTGCGCCCGACGCTGTTTCTCATAGGGGCCAATGTGCTGTACACGGTGAGCGATCCCAGTGTTTCACTGTGGGGTCACGTGGGCGGGCTAATAACGGGTATGTGCCTGTTGGTTTTCGTGCGCAGCCGCCGGGCATGGGTCCGCTGGACTGGGGTGGTGTTGTGCGGCGCGGCGGCAGTGTTGGTGTTGGCCGCGATTGCTGTGGTGTAG
- a CDS encoding peptidylprolyl isomerase: protein MTQKTATATLHTNHGDIVIDLFGNHAPVTVENFIGLAKGEKDYSTQNAKGEQSGPFYDGAIFHRIIEGFMIQGGDPTGTGTGGPGYQFQDEFHPELQFDRPFLLAMANAGPGTNGSQFFITVAPTPHLNNHHTIFGEVTDPASQEVVAKISRVATGYADRPLDDVVIESIEIA, encoded by the coding sequence ATGACTCAAAAGACCGCAACTGCAACTCTGCACACCAACCACGGTGACATTGTGATCGACCTGTTCGGTAACCACGCACCGGTCACTGTTGAAAACTTCATCGGCCTGGCTAAGGGCGAAAAGGACTACTCCACTCAAAACGCCAAGGGCGAGCAGTCCGGCCCGTTCTACGACGGTGCAATCTTCCACCGCATCATCGAGGGGTTCATGATCCAGGGCGGCGACCCCACCGGCACCGGCACCGGTGGCCCGGGCTACCAGTTCCAGGATGAGTTCCACCCGGAGCTGCAGTTTGATCGCCCCTTCCTGCTGGCCATGGCTAATGCCGGCCCAGGTACCAACGGTTCGCAGTTCTTCATCACAGTGGCGCCCACCCCGCACCTGAACAACCACCACACCATCTTCGGTGAGGTCACCGACCCCGCCTCCCAGGAGGTCGTGGCCAAGATTTCCCGCGTTGCCACCGGCTACGCTGACCGTCCGCTAGATGACGTGGTGATTGAGTCCATCGAGATCGCCTAA